A genomic region of Arachis hypogaea cultivar Tifrunner chromosome 5, arahy.Tifrunner.gnm2.J5K5, whole genome shotgun sequence contains the following coding sequences:
- the LOC112799736 gene encoding probable 3-hydroxyisobutyryl-CoA hydrolase 2 isoform X1, translating into MVCLIDGVAMGGGATLSMNATFRIITENAIFAMPEVHIGHFPDAGASYFLSRLPGYFGEYLGLTGTRLKGAEMLACGLATHFIPSMRLQSLENALQAVTSSNVSTIATLIETFANKAYARKNSSFMRLEIINKCFSKETVEDIIHTLENELLENGTEKWITDALNSMRSASPISLKITLKLIRKSRIQNIEECLYRDYNIASHVIRGTVSYDLFEGSRAKLFDKDNKPKWEPSKLELVSEEMVDQCFKSVNHDEWERLQLPDRSNNSQSITSCKL; encoded by the exons ATG GTGTGTCTGATTGATGGAGTGGCCATGGGAGGAGGAGCAACTCTGTCCATGAACGCAACCTTTAGGATTATCACTGAAAATGCT ATATTTGCTATGCCAGAGGTACATATAGGACATTTTCCGGATGCCGGTGCAAGTTACTTCCTTTCTAGGCTTCCTGGTTATTTCG GGGAATACTTGGGGTTAACTGGCACACGTTTGAAGGGAGCAGAAATGCTAGCATGTGGTTTAGCCACTCATTTCATCCCTTCAATG AGGCTACAATCTTTGGAAAATGCCCTGCAAGCTGTTACTTCTTCAAATGTATCAACTATTGCCACGTTAATAGAAACTTTTGCTAACAAAGCATATGCAAGAAAAAACAGCTCTTTTATGAG ATTGGAGATTATAAACAAATGTTTTTCCAAAGAAACTGTGGAAGATATAATCCATACTTTG GAAAATGAATTATTAGAAAATGGAACAGAAAAGTGGATAACAGATGCATTAAACTCAATGCGTTCAGCAAGTCCCATAAGTCTCAAAATAACTCTTAAATTA ATAAGAAAAAGTCGAATACAAAATATCGAAGAATGTCTTTATCGGGATTATAATATTGCCAGCCATGTCATTAGAGGAACCGTTAGTTATGATCTCTTTGAG GGTTCAAGAGCAAAGCTCTTTGACAAGGACAACAAGCCCAAG TGGGAGCCTTCAAAACTTGAGTTAGTTAGTGAAGAAATGGTGGATCAGTGCTTCAAAAGTGTCAACCATGATGAATGGGAGCGTCTGCAACTTCCAGATAGATCCAATAATTCCCAATCCATAACAAGCTGCAAATTATAG
- the LOC112799736 gene encoding probable 3-hydroxyisobutyryl-CoA hydrolase 2 isoform X2, giving the protein MFINRTLDLSSNILQESTHSKSLGSDLQKAHGEYLGLTGTRLKGAEMLACGLATHFIPSMRLQSLENALQAVTSSNVSTIATLIETFANKAYARKNSSFMRLEIINKCFSKETVEDIIHTLENELLENGTEKWITDALNSMRSASPISLKITLKLIRKSRIQNIEECLYRDYNIASHVIRGTVSYDLFEGSRAKLFDKDNKPKWEPSKLELVSEEMVDQCFKSVNHDEWERLQLPDRSNNSQSITSCKL; this is encoded by the exons ATGTTCATTAACAG GACATTGGACCTATCCTCTAATATTCTACAGGAAAGCACTCACTCTAAATCACTTGGTAGCGACCTACAAAAAGCTCATG GGGAATACTTGGGGTTAACTGGCACACGTTTGAAGGGAGCAGAAATGCTAGCATGTGGTTTAGCCACTCATTTCATCCCTTCAATG AGGCTACAATCTTTGGAAAATGCCCTGCAAGCTGTTACTTCTTCAAATGTATCAACTATTGCCACGTTAATAGAAACTTTTGCTAACAAAGCATATGCAAGAAAAAACAGCTCTTTTATGAG ATTGGAGATTATAAACAAATGTTTTTCCAAAGAAACTGTGGAAGATATAATCCATACTTTG GAAAATGAATTATTAGAAAATGGAACAGAAAAGTGGATAACAGATGCATTAAACTCAATGCGTTCAGCAAGTCCCATAAGTCTCAAAATAACTCTTAAATTA ATAAGAAAAAGTCGAATACAAAATATCGAAGAATGTCTTTATCGGGATTATAATATTGCCAGCCATGTCATTAGAGGAACCGTTAGTTATGATCTCTTTGAG GGTTCAAGAGCAAAGCTCTTTGACAAGGACAACAAGCCCAAG TGGGAGCCTTCAAAACTTGAGTTAGTTAGTGAAGAAATGGTGGATCAGTGCTTCAAAAGTGTCAACCATGATGAATGGGAGCGTCTGCAACTTCCAGATAGATCCAATAATTCCCAATCCATAACAAGCTGCAAATTATAG